The genomic window AATAGGCCACTAGGATCTATGTAACTGGTTAAGGGTGACGATCCGTGCTCAGAGAAACAAGCCAGTGCGAAGCCCAAATCTGGTCCGTCGAGAATAAATTCTACAGCGCAGGTCCATGAACCCGTTGAGAGTAAATCTCTAGCGATTGAGATAGAAAATTATACTCAATAACTTCTTTATTTGTGGCAGCAAGCTTGGTACGTTATGGccctttgattttgttttgaagTAGTTAAAGGATCTTCCGTGTTTCTTTGTCTCATGTTTCAAGAAAGAATAATGCCTTCTGACTTAAGCTAGATCTCGTAAAGTTGCACAATTTGTAATATGTTACCGGCTTTTGATGTTGATGTCCACGGAAAGACTACTTGTACATCATAATCGTACAGTCTAGATCTTGTCTCCTGCTAAAAACTACGTGTATGTTAATCGGAACAAATTGGACAAATTAAAATCCATGTGCCCATGTGTCCTTATCTAAGCAACTACAAACTAGGAGTTGCCTGTCATGTGCATCAGTTtgaatagctatatatatatatatatgatccagGAACTTGGCATTCCataaatgtttcaaaaataaattgtCAAAGTTCGACATAATTTAAGATCACAGTTTTACattatttaaatttattaaaaatcgCAACATTTCAATTCGTGCATCAAATTTCAACAATCCCATTGTAGACCTCTAGAATTGATTCTTTGAGGTCATCCGTGAAgtcaaagttaaaaaaaaaaacaaaaaaaggctcAAATTCGACCGGacaataaagagagagaaataacaAATCAATCGCACAATCCTTTGTAAAAGGGTGGAAGAAAAATGTGATCACAAATGTAACAAAGTGTATCATGAAGAGACATATAGGACTTATAGTATTATAGTATGTTCGACGTGTGAGTTTGCGTGTGATAACACAATTAATCGTGgtgttgctctctctctctctcttagactGTCTTTCTTATTGAACCCAATTCATATTTAATAATCTGTGCTCTTACTTACCCATCCTACTTTCCATTCCCTTTAAATCTATTACATGCTCAAGTACCATTATCAATATCGCATCGTACGGCTACAAGGACgaaaagttttcaatttttagatttcttgattaaaattaattaaaatattctAAAGTGTTTTGTAGTTCTTAAAATCAAACTCTGAAACAAATATAGGCCAATCCGTAACAATATTTATCAGCTGAACAAACCGATAAGTCAACAATATCTTTCTTACGACAATGCGTCAGGACTCAAGACCATCGGATTAGAAttttagttctctctctctctctctctctcaagctaAAAGGTATTGAAACCAAACATTTgaataaaggaaaaaggtaagGACAGAGGATCACATTGACATTGTTTCACAACTGTCTTATTCAGGCAGCCATGTGTCACTTATCCATGCCGcgccttctttttctctctcaatctctctctccgCAATGTGCGCCAAATTTCAGTAGGGAATCACTTGGGTTTCCCACATTTTCCCCTCTTTCATCCTACCCTGCACGTTAAATGCCCTCCTACCATGTCACCTTTCTGCGGAACAAGCACATGCATCTACTGCTATCAAAGATATCATGTACAGGGCTGCAAACGAATAGGATTCTCATCAACTAAATACATGAAATCTAGGATTCCTATTTAAATTGAGACATGCAACCATTCTTAGAGTGACTACTAGTTGCACCTTTCTTTGATGTGATTCATTTTCGCCACCCATTAGGAATCATCATTGAAATGCCAAAAGTGAAACTTATTAAGAGTATTTACTCTGCATAGCCCTTTCCTAGACTAAGGAACCTGTACCTAATGACAGTGAAAAAGGTACACGAGACCTTCTGGCTATACCTTTCTAGACCTTTTGGCTAAAATCAAGTGTAGTCAGTCCTTGTTTGGGCTCAGGTCTTTGCCTCAGATGGCAGCTCCAGCTTTTAGCTCATGGCCAATATTGAGATGCAATCTATAGAATCAAGAAACAAGCTTACCCACATGCCAAAATATGACATATCATGCGGGTCGAGTCAGGCTAAGGCATCCGTTACTCCCCCATGGAGTAAAAGAATGCTACAGTGCGTAAGTATTATCCATGCTCATGCTGTACAACAATGCCATGTGAATTTGCCTGGTGGCGCCTACCACATGCTTGGACCCTACAAGAAAGTCATCCATGATTGACCAAAACAGGGCTGTATCCTCGcccccgccccccccccccccccccccacccccgcCCCACCTTTAGCTGTCACCTCGTGGTATGGCCAGCCCGGTGAGGCCCCCACTACCCTCTCCAGTAGAGTAGAGGAGAAGAAAGCGCCGGGACGCGGTTGGTGGGTAgtgcaagaaacaaaaagttGGCTGTTCGGCCCCCAccccccatctctctctctctctcaccccctTCCCTCTTCCCCTTTCGATTTATGGACTTTTATCCATGGTGAATTACAATGAAGCCGCAGAAAATTTAGTTCTCAAGAAAATTGGATTATCCTTTGGACCTCGATCCAAATAGGCGGGCACGTTCTGGATCAAATTCCAGTAATTGGTTGTGAGTGGAAACTTATATGATCTAATCATCggactcaaaaaaaaaaaaaactaaattcgTATACCATTCGTACCCGATTAGGTCGTATCAGGTCTAAAGACGTCAGTACGCCAGCACACCAATGGCTCTTCAAGTCTGGCAGATGATCAACTCATAAGGAGTGCTAGGCCTCACATGCATCAATGACTTCtaacttgaaaaagaagaatcatCTTAAGGGATTGATTATAGCCCTAAATCGGCGTTGAAATATCTTTTTCCTACCAAAACAATAAAACTGCAAAATACGTTAGTCCTAATATATAAAACTCTCCTTTTCTCTTGACAGTAATATTCTTGGAGAAATCACGAAATCAGAACTTGATGAACGACACAAAATGCCGATGGTAACAACTTCCTATATTAAGAGGTTCTTGTACTGTCTTATACAGTTGATACAACAAATAAGGTAGATATAGACAAGTTCCGTGGACCTATGTACGTTGGCAAACATGTATTCTCCACATCAAATTCCTACATTTTCCTAACAAAAAGTCCTTGTTCATATTCATTCAAATGATACAAAGAGGTGACGGAAACAGCATCTGAGGACATAGTTACGCTTTAGGAACATAGTTCATCTCTAACGGGTTTCTTTTGGACGCTATTCTGTTTTTATGTGGTAGGGCAGCAAGTCAAGTGAATAGTACATCCACAGCAGATGCCCAGGGGGGAAACCTAGTCAACTATAGGTGATTCCTTCTGCATAAAAGAATCCATGCAAAAATAAACGGCTACTTTAGCTACATTTAGACGAAACAGCAGAATTGGTAGCAGAAATATCAAATAACAAGAAACAGTAACTAAAGaaccaaattttcatcaaatgttATGCTGAAGTAAATGACCAAAGTTAATAAATTTCACCTCACTGCCAGACGGCAATACATGTTTTAACCCAAGTATAAAAGTGCATCATACATGAGTGCTCAGCTTTACAAGGCCTTCAATGGAATGCCTGTCCGTAAACCTGATTAAACCTAAGAACGTCGTTGAAAATAAAAGACTACAGAAGAAGGGAGACAATTTTCCAAGTTGGCAATAAGACATAGAACCACTGCTACAAAATAACTTTAGATTGCAAGATTCATTTTGGCCCAAATATATGCAAGATATTCAGTATCAGGGAACTGCTCAGCGCACATCAAAGATGCttgcatataaaagaaaatgtggcTTGCCAAAAAGGTCAAACACGGAGATACTAAAGAAGTGCCTTCATTAGAAGCAGCATCCAGTTCCACATACAGTATGGGACATCTTTTCAGAAGTAAAATACTGAATGCAAGATGAGAAAGAGATGAAATGATTTAGCAGTGTAAAGGCAGACCTATTTCACCAAAATCAATAGCTGCATGATTCAACATTTATGATTGATTTCCACTATAGACTGAATTTGCCaatcaagtaaaaaataaataaataaataaagtgtGGGCATCGCACATGGGAAAGATGGCAAGGAGAAATAGATGAGTACAAATGACTAAGTTAAAGAGCAGTGACCAAAGCATCAGAATATAACAATGCCAGTCAAACCTTATTAGCATATACATTTATCAACAACCAAATGcacagaaaaaaaatgaagcttcAGGTGCAGCAATATCCATGCCAAAAGCTTATCAAGAAATGAACTTCAACTATTGCGTCACCCAGACAAAATAGGGCCTACATCAGAATGACAGTAAATGAGAAAATCGATCAAAGTAACTTCCATCAGCTATTGAGTAATACGGTTAAATTAAATTCTGACTGAATGTCTAGTAGTAGTTTTGTACAAATATTTATTTCCAACTTACAGAGGTGAAGCCACACATGGGtgactatgtcacatggatgtgcAGAGGATCCAATGAGTTGGCAATTCTTATGAAGCTTGAAATGTAGACTATATGAGATGTTGCAACGTGGGAACCAAAAAAGAAGTTGTGGCAAATACCGTCAACTATGCAATATCCCCACAATTTCTTCCGGCAGTCATGTAGGCCCTGCCCCACCATTTATCCTATACCCTAGAAAATTAACCATCACACTTTTAAATCATAGCAAAATGGGAAGGCATTAACATACAATAGGACTAGCATAACTCCAGCTTTGGTGGAGGAGGGGACTCAACGAGATTGTTGTGAAGAAAAAACACACAATGAATGTACCATATGCAATGGAGTATAACTCTCCATCCAGTGGAAGAACATAATAGATACAAAGATATATAGACTTATAGTGGGTCTAGATAGCTGACATACATCGCACCTGCCTCCACCTTAAATTTCACCcagaaaaagttcaaaaataaaatgtacATAATAACTGGGACATCTTAGGCAATTATGTGCCTGAAAAAAGCTCAGTTTTGAGTACTTGCAGCATTTTCATTAAACATCAATGGCCTTTTTAATCCCAGAACAGTTTGGAACAGGATAAAGGGTCATTCACACCTTTGACCTCACAAAAATATAGGATTTTAGAACACATCGACCTGACAAGTCTACAATAAATGGGAGGAGAAAACCGAAGCTACACCAGAGAGCAGAAACAGTGACAGAAGATGCAGCCCACCAAGGTAATGTTAGAATCTTTACATTTTGCACACACTGTTTGTAGCTTACATTCTACCATTTCCAATTATTTTGTTAGAAATACTTGATAATCTTACAGATTTTTTATGCTGTACATAGTAATCTTACAGATTTTTATGCTGTACATAATCACCTACAGCTTCAAACATATTAACGTGGGATTAAAGGCCTTTATGTTTCATAAAatctttctaatttttcttcttacaattttcttatttttccaaCATTACAAGTCAAAATTAATAAGTGACTTGAGTTAATCTCAAACCTTGCATGGATGATAACTGACAGTCTAACAAACATAATGTCAATAGAAGTTCAGAAATCACTATTCAAGTTCCTGCAATGACCTTAACATATTGTTTCATGCATTTTGTTAATCATTTTAAAATGCTTCAGAGTGGATAGGAACTACGGTTACGATAATTCTGGTTGTTATACGTAAACAGAAAGAGAATACATCAACAGAAGTGATAAAAAAAACCTGCCAAAGACTATTGCAGTATGGGAAAGACAATAAAATAAAGGCCATTTCCTGGATGGCTCATTAAAGAGCATCACAATGAACATCAAATATGGCTACCAATGCATTAACCAGGAAGACAGAGAAACCGAATGATTTTATTTAACCTAATGTATTAAGAAAAACAGGATACATACACAATCAAAACATCCAAAGAGGCTGAGCAGATACCAGCACAAATGCATGAAGACTGAAATTTATATCATCTGATGCATGCACGGTAATAGTGTCTTGGGTGTCTGTCTAAGCAACCAACAGTAAGACACTAAACCTGTTCTCCACACCAATAGACCATTCAAGGAAATCTCAACCTATTCATGTCACCTTTTGAATAAATTCCATAAAGCATCTCTGTTAAAATGGTTCACCTCATAAAAGGCATCAGAAGCAATTGCTGCCACTTCAGCTCAACCAACGGACCTAGCTCATAGTTTTTGATCTATCAATCAATGATAAATATGATTTAGTATCAAGCACATATAAGCTATAATAAAATTCGAATGTGAATACATTGAAGATTCTGATATAGTTcacaaacattcaaaaaagaCAAGCATGACGATGTATAAAACATTTACAAGTCATCAATTTGTTAGATAATCTGgtaaaaaattctaaattatTAGGCAAACACAGCTAAAGAAGTACTATTCAAGAGAAAGAATTGGCACCAATAGACAGAAGGCAGTCATTACCAGAAAGCCATGCAGCAAAAGGTCGGAAATGATTGCATCAATGACTAGCTCAGGCAATCGACATATATCAACCTTAACTGTCACCAGTAAAGACAGAATACATCAATTTAATAGCTAAAATCATATACGTGCATTGTTCACAACATAGAACAGTTTCCAATTATAGATCTACAAAAGTAAATTAGCTCAAAATCTTAGAAAAACAGATTCAAGGGCTAATAGCCTTTTTTGCCCTCAACGATTCAAGAGCTTTATTTCGCAGCTCAATCTCAAGCTTTGTTTGCGCTAACTCTGTTTCCTCTGCATCACTTTGATGAGAAATTTCCTGTCCTTCATCACCATCCGATATGTCACCATCTTTGTGACTTTtctcacgagcattatcagatcTGCCCTTCATCTTGATAGCACGTTGCTCTTCTCTTCTTCGGTGCCGCTCTTCACGCCTTCGTCTTTTCTCCTctttccacattttcttgtcttccttccttctcctttgTGCTTCCTTCCTCTCATCATCATGTGAAAGGGCATCACTGTCATCATGATTCTTGTGCTTTCTTTCAATCCCttccctcttttgttttttgctgtCTGAACTGTGATGCCTAGAACGCTCATTTTCCTCATCATGTGATTCATATGTGTCCATCCGACAAGTATTTTCTACATTGCTTATGGATCTTTTCACCACTGCCCTCTtgtaatcatcatcatcaaatttcTCTGTTCTGTATCCTCTTTCTGATGTCGTATTTGCACCATTCAATGCTTTTTCAGGGGATAAATCATCCCTAATATGTTGTCTTGAAGATGACCGCCTAACGGGTGCCCGATCCTGGGAGGCATCTTTCTCTAGCCTGCCAGGCTCATATTCAATGTCTTCAGAGATATGAGATGACAAACGACTCGGCTTATTTGAGTAATCGTCCTGACAAAAACCATCATCCCTGGCATCAAAGATAATGttagagaagaaacaaaagaaagggaaatCATTATCATTATCAGAAAAAATATTACCTCCTTGGGCTGTGACTCCTCTTCATTGATTTAGACAACTCCAAATGGTCTTCACTTCCAGGAGACGAATTGGCCCCTAAGGAAGCAGGAGAATGCTCCCTGGATTCACTCCTCCGAAGAGATTCGCTTCCGTCATGAACCCTATGTGAATGCCGATTTGCTCTCTTTGAAGCATCCCCTCTCTCTTGCCTGGAAATGTGTTTGTGATCAATCACTAGCAAGGATAAACACAAAACGCATGCACACAAATCACTAATGCTAATGCATATccatatgcatatgcatactttaaataaataagcaaacaAATAGAAATATCAAATACCGACTCCtctaattttttagttttataataaaaatagcAATATTCAACTGACTTATGTGACTGAGATTTCTTTCACCACAGCGTGCAACTATACATTTCCAGAAATGCCATTTTGTGGTCCTTTCAATCAGTGGAGAACTGCTAAACATAGCAATAAAGTTGTGAAGATAGGAATTCAGCGGACACTTTACCTTCTAATTGATTATTGTACTGCTACATGAGTACTATATTTACTTACTACGAAGCAAGCAATTGAACATAAAATCTTGACATTTTGCTTCTAAATAAGTTTGAATGTGATGTGAAccaagttcttttcttttctccattttttttttctgctgccAAAAAATTTAGATGCAAAAGGCACTTCGTCTACTACATCGTTTCTAGAAAGTAAGGCACAGAACCTATAATTGTAAGGTGTGATAAAACAAAAACCTAGAAGTATGGTGTTCAAGTCATCTACAATAGCGAAGAGAGCAGTTCTAGACCACCATTCAAGAATTTTGAGATAGATTTTTCACCACTTCAATTTTTAATCCTATTATGTTTTTAAGGTGATTAAAACAGAAGAGAAACACATCTACAATTAGATCACATATTTGGTTTCTATGTCTCTGCTAACAAGACCATTTACAATCATAAATTGTGGTTCAAAACCAACAAATACACATAAGAGTAGCAGCAATCAACtgatcaaaatggtcaatgtgAAAGCTGCAACTATTAGGGTTGATGGAGTCATTTTGTAAATTTCTAAATCACCTTcagtaatttttgaaaattttccaataTGAATACTCTATTATTCATAACAATCAGCAGAAGGTTGCTACCATTGAAGCAAACGGTTTACTGCATACACAGAATACATGTATATCCACATGTTTTCGAGCATATGCACGTGTTATcaataaacatgaaaacaaaacataaaaacgAGTTTATGAGGAAGCTTTTTCTGTTAAACATGACATAATGACATACGTTTATAACTTTCATTAATAAAGTAATCTGACTGCTGCTTTAGTACCCAAAAATGTATTTTCTAGAGTtactatttcaaaattttaacagactCGAACAAAATGATGAACATGTTTCATGCCATTTGCCACCCTATGAGGGCATTTGCAAACCCATGGAACAGCAGAAAAGGAAATCCAATATTCCAGAGAATGTTTAAGAAAGTAGAATGCTGAAGAAAGGATGCTCCTGTTTAACAGGAGTCCGCAGAAAACAAATGCAGCCCCTTCCAGGGGTCCGCATTTGCCTTCCTCTTCCGGGACTGCCAGGAAATGGACCTTCCATTCCTAGAGAAATGCGCTCTATGGGATCATGCTTCATGACACGGACAAAGAAGGTCTTCACTTTATAGCAAACAAAAGTTACATAcagaaaaaatgcatgaaagagGATTTTGGAAGggaagtttttcaaaaagacaaataagaaaaaataacaaattgttttgaaaaacaaataagaaaaaataacaaattgatGCCTATGAAAACTAAAACCTAGAAGTACTAGTTTTGTGTTCACCTATACCTTTCCACATGTGGCCTTCTTGTCCCATGTTGATCTTGCttgctggaaaaaaaaacatacggCAAAAACATGTCAGCAGCCAAACAGCAACATCATGAAGCATGAGATTGTTAATAAAACGACATAATAAAAACCGATAGAAGCATAAGATACTGACCTCTCATCCTCACTCACATCTGCCTTTCGTGCATAAACAGGTGACTTGTACCTACCACGATATGGTTCTTCATGTTGAGGCATCACATCACGTTGTGGTGACCTCAAAGAAGTTGACAGTGGGCGAGCCGATGACTCAGCCTTTCGCCTCCCACCAGAATGTTCTTCACCTTCCAAACAATGGACATCTGGGGATCTCCTTCCACGTGGCCTGCACAAGTAAAGAACAAAGTTTGGAAAGTGAAGTGATACAAGCCATATCTGAACAGAGGAATGGTCGGGTGCATAGGCATTGCTACCTGTGAACTTCATCTTCATCTCGATACCTGTCTGAAGCACGATCACGGTTTCTAGGTTCCTTACTCAAGCTTCTACGAGTATGACCTCTGTGTGGAGGACTCTGACTTGGGTATGGACTTCGACTCCTAAGAATGAATGGTTTCAAAGGCGTGTACAACGTTTTGTAAATCAGACACCAACAGAAACCAAATAACAGTACCAAGATAATAACCAACAACAAGTGTAAGTTTTGAAGTACTT from Nymphaea colorata isolate Beijing-Zhang1983 chromosome 6, ASM883128v2, whole genome shotgun sequence includes these protein-coding regions:
- the LOC116255848 gene encoding uncharacterized protein LOC116255848 isoform X2, with amino-acid sequence MSGGFFRGTSADQDTRFSNKEAKLLKSQKFAPELEHTVDMTKVKLDVIRPWIANRVTELLGFEDEVLINFIFGLLDGKDVDGKQIQIQLTGFMEKNTGKFMKELWSLLVSAQKNISGVPQQFLDAKEEEAKKKKAEADRISREIQQKREKENRESEWEIKKKLGDENNDSRIINHASDASSKHLLPNVSNTHVEDNEVGRHKLQGKERFTRSPVEDRSPSLLRHSPPSPRPRSKSFSNTRSSSRSRSSERLRSRSISKSPKHRRRSPSVETRSYSPVRSYRYKRSPRHVWSPSRRRSPYLRRRSPLPARRMSPSPIRRKSRTPIRRRSLSPQYHRSPSFVRRRSPSPGQRSPSYVRRRSPRVRRRSPSPSRHRLPSPPRRRSPRYHRRSPAPSYRSRDAKVSPYQRSWSRSPYPSQSPPHRGHTRRSLSKEPRNRDRASDRPRGRRSPDVHCLEGEEHSGGRRKAESSARPLSTSLRSPQRDVMPQHEEPYRGRYKSPVYARKADVSEDESKQDQHGTRRPHVERQERGDASKRANRHSHRVHDGSESLRRSESREHSPASLGANSSPGSEDHLELSKSMKRSHSPRRDDGFCQDDYSNKPSRLSSHISEDIEYEPGRLEKDASQDRAPVRRSSSRQHIRDDLSPEKALNGANTTSERGYRTEKFDDDDYKRAVVKRSISNVENTCRMDTYESHDEENERSRHHSSDSKKQKREGIERKHKNHDDSDALSHDDERKEAQRRRKEDKKMWKEEKRRRREERHRRREEQRAIKMKGRSDNAREKSHKDGDISDGDEGQEISHQSDAEETELAQTKLEIELRNKALESLRAKKAISP
- the LOC116255848 gene encoding uncharacterized protein LOC116255848 isoform X1 produces the protein MSGGFFRGTSADQDTRFSNKEAKLLKSQKFAPELEHTVDMTKVKLDVIRPWIANRVTELLGFEDEVLINFIFGLLDGKDVDGKQIQIQLTGFMEKNTGKFMKELWSLLVSAQKNISGVPQQFLDAKEEEAKKKKAEADRISREIQQKREKENRESEWEIKKKLGDENNDSRIINHASDASSKHLLPNVSNTHVEDNEVGRHKLQGKERFTRSPVEDRSPSLLRHSPPSPRPRSKSFSNTRSSSRSRSSERLRSRSISKSPKHRRRSPSVETRSYSPVRSYRYKRSPRHVWSPSRRRSPYLRRRSPLPARRMSPSPIRRKSRTPIRRRSLSPQYHRSPSFVRRRSPSPGQRSPSYVRRRSPRVRRRSPSPSRHRLPSPPRRRSPRYHRRSPAPSYRSRDAKVSPYQRSWSRSPYPSQSPPHRGHTRRSLSKEPRNRDRASDRYRDEDEVHRPRGRRSPDVHCLEGEEHSGGRRKAESSARPLSTSLRSPQRDVMPQHEEPYRGRYKSPVYARKADVSEDESKQDQHGTRRPHVERQERGDASKRANRHSHRVHDGSESLRRSESREHSPASLGANSSPGSEDHLELSKSMKRSHSPRRDDGFCQDDYSNKPSRLSSHISEDIEYEPGRLEKDASQDRAPVRRSSSRQHIRDDLSPEKALNGANTTSERGYRTEKFDDDDYKRAVVKRSISNVENTCRMDTYESHDEENERSRHHSSDSKKQKREGIERKHKNHDDSDALSHDDERKEAQRRRKEDKKMWKEEKRRRREERHRRREEQRAIKMKGRSDNAREKSHKDGDISDGDEGQEISHQSDAEETELAQTKLEIELRNKALESLRAKKAISP